Genomic DNA from Xiphophorus couchianus chromosome 12, X_couchianus-1.0, whole genome shotgun sequence:
AAttccttctctcttttattttaccttttaataATCTTCAAAggtaaaaagttaaacttttatgTCATAACGTAGTGCTCTCTACAACCTCTAAtttaacaaaaggaaaatgtttctttccatttctccCCAATCTTTTCAGCTATTTGGTTGTCTAACTGCATCTCATAAACATCATGAAACATCTTctgcctttttatgttttctgatgTTATGTCTTGGTGGCTGTGTGTTTGACAGAAGAGAAGGAGGCCGACCACAGGTGGACAGCTGGATGACAAAAGACGAGAGATGCTAAAAAGACACCCTCTGTCTCTCAGCTTGAACCTTCAGTGTAAAGGTTTCatccatttcttctttttacacaCCATACATCctaatatttacagtttttttctcatGCACACTTTGTAATCTGACCGCATATTTGCTGTGCTGCGATGTAACTCTATATTTATGGTTGTATGAGGGAGAAATCGTGAGCGGCTCTGCTGTGGCATGACACCGCTTGACCCTAGTGTTCCCTCTGCTGGCAACAAAGGGAACATGGTGGCAAGTTATGGGGGAGATCTGCATTGCAGGCGTAACTCTACCTAATGGGGGAAGGGAGGGGAGGAAGCGGAGGGAGGTAGATACTTGCAGCATCGTAGGTCTGCAGCACCTACAGCATCTTGTAagcattttctctctctgtttctacCCCAGTCTCCCTTCATGaccacccccccaccccctcacTCTGCTACCAGCAGCCTTTTTAGTGcaggaaaagcaaaaagagagCAGTGTGAGTGATTGACGGCGTGTCACTGAGTTCAGCGTTACTGCAGAGACGGGATGTAAAAAGATGACCATCAGCATAGTGTGTGCTCCCCAGGTGCGGCTGGCTGCCACACTATTGTTGCTCTCTAACACCCTGCAGTGTGAAGTAAACCCATGAGGGCTATCACTGGGAGGATTAATGAAGGAAGGATGAGAGCGTCTTTAAGACAGCAGTGAATTGTCTTTTCAGGATGATTTATTTCCCTCATTATCCCTACAGATGGCAGCACTCTGCATCTCTACTTCTTCTACCTGATGAATCTGAATATTCTGACTGTGAAGACGAGAGTCTCTACCTCCACAGACCTCAACGCGGCCATCAGCGCTGGGTGTGTATAAACTCAACTCTGTGTTAGGGTTCCAATCTGGAAAACTCTCGAATGTTTTTACCTAGACCCTTAGTCCGGTGAAAGAAAATGGTGTGGGAAAAATATGTTTCCCCACAATGATATagttaaacctgtttttaataAGTGATATCCATCAGTCTGTCCTTTCATCAGTTGTTGGTCTATTCATCTTTTCATCTGTTTGCCCCTTATAAATCAGATTGTCCATCCAATTAGCTGTACTGAATAATTTATTCTAGTGATCATTTACTTTGTGATAATGTTGAATTCTTTCTCTTCCATTGAACAAATTAtgtcacactttttaaaagaatccatataatatatataataactGCTATTAAAGTagggctgaaaacaaacaaacactgaaaacagaTTAAGAGTAGTAATGAGATGCAGTTACtgttaatcaaattaatttctatttaaaaaggCTTCAGCTAAACAAAAAAGAGGATGCAAAACTAATATGCTAAGCTAATTCTATGCAACTATTAGTAAAGCTTAAAAGAGAAGTGTTTATTAATGAGaagttgaatattttacatatcaaGTAAGTTGATTTACATACAAATTTCATCAAATGTGTATTTGTCAGTGGAGTTTAAAGAAGTTTTTAAAGGGTTAGTATCTATTTTCCgggcacatggtgccattttgtATTACAATCAacaatgttaccttcagttgttataaaagtgaTGTATATATCAAATGTGACATAAGAGAAATTTTACTTAGTAATTTGACACATTGAAATTGTCGTTGTCTCTTTAAATACCTCCTGCCCTTTCTGACACTTTGCTTTCACCATCACCACATCAACGTTCGTCCGTTGCACCATGTACAGCCATCTTAGGAGTGTTGGACTGAGAGAGATCTCAGCATACATACAGTTCCGCCAggtttttgctaattgctgctgccgctagtctgaaggagctgagaacTCTTATCCCCATGGAGGAGCTGTGTGGAAAAGGACAATTCTTTCCACCCTGattgtttgtatttcttctttaaaaagaggctTAAAAGGACTGAGAAGTCTGTAAATTCAAGTCTGATAAAGTGTTGGATTTAGAAAGCTCATAGAAACCCTGCCTTTAAGAACCTAAAGATGCTGtaacagtgttttcttttctccagaGAGCTTCTTAAATCGGAAACTCTCCTGAGCTGTCTCTACACCAGTGACCAAGGAAGAGAAACTCCCAATCCAGCCAATCGCTACCAGTTTGACAAAGTCGGGTAAGAACATCGAGCAGATGAGGAGAATAAAATGCGAGCTCTTGATTACAATGTTACATGTCAGTATATTCAAGAAGGTTTAACATGTAATTCTACTTTAGGATTGTTTCCTTTGCTGACTATGTGGATGAGCTGGGATATCCCTACATGTGGGTCCAGAATCTGGGAGGACTTCATTTCCCCACTGAAACATCAGAGGTGTGTGTTGACATCCTGTGGTGCCTCAGGAAAGCGAAGCTGCAGCTGTTAAATGCCAgtgtatgtctgtgtgtttccAGGGTGTTCTGGTGGGCAGTTCTCTGAGCGCCAGCCACATGGAGACCACCATGAAGCTGCTGAGGGGGCGAGTCCTGTCCCGCTTGGCTCTGCACAAACAGTTTGCTTCTTTAGGTGACTCGCTTTACAACTTATGTTAAATAATCCTAATTGTGGATCGCTGTGCAAGAGGTTGACTGTGTTTGTGGCTGCAGAGCACAACATCATTCCGATCTCCGCCGAGTGTCAGCACCTGTTTCCTGCCAAGATCATCTCCCGTCTGGCTCGGTGGACCACCATCACTCAGCAGGAGTACTTGGTAAATTCAAGAAGAAACCACTTCGACATTTTCATTACAAGTTCACAGTGTTGCTCATGCTCAGCGTAATCTCATCTGAAGGAACTGGCCTATACTCATCATGTAACTGAAGCTGGACTGGCCAGAGAGTCAGACCTGTACTTTATGGCAGTTGTCGAAAGAGGAACAGGTAAGTCCAGTCACTGACACCATAGATGGAGTCATTTGTTGTGaagctataaaaaaaaccacGTTATGGCTGCTTTTCCTTTAGCGCGTCTTCACGCCGCTGTGGTCCTGAGTCCCCGCTACCCAGAGATCTCTCCTCTGTTCTCTCTGTCCCTCAACTGGAAGGGAGAGTGCAGCGGGCGCAGTGATGACAACCTAAGAGTACGGACATTTCAGCTTAATATATCCTCAAATTCTGTTCTCAGTTTACTGTTTAGTCCTGTAATACAATAAGTGCCTTGCACAAGTATTTATGGTCATTTAACCTTTTACCATTCGGCCCTGTCGGCAAgccaaacacaaagtagtgcataatatGAAGTGGATGAAAAAGAGGATTTTCAGATACTTGTACCATTAAATATCTGTCCATACTCAGCTTTTTGTCTTCTAGCTTTGgacatctagagactgaaattgatctttgcttgattttaagggatgtgaatacttttgcaagattttatgtaatgttttatcGTCTAAatgtcttttacatttttaggcCATGGAGAGTGAAGTGAATGTGTTCAAAAACGAGCTACAGGGCCCAAAGCCTGGGCATCAgcttctgaccaatcagattgCACGCCTGTGCGTCTGCTTGGACGTGCATTTGGAGACAGAAGTGCAAGATGACAGTGTGGAGGGACCTCGAGAGTTCCCACGAGAAAAGATGTGTCTGCGTACTGTCAGGTATCCAATTTTGTCAGAATTGatagatttttaattattatgtaattgcatcctttctctttctttctctcttttttttttttaaattcagggGTCCAAACCGCCTGAAGCCATTCAAGTACAACCACCCTCAGGGCTTCTTCAGTCACCGTTAGACCTGCGTCTATATTTGTCCTTCTGAAATTGTGTTTGTACCTCTTAACACAAA
This window encodes:
- the thoc5 gene encoding THO complex subunit 5 homolog, with product MSTDALKKRKSKVLRGEGGTPETKRGRGEVDQDVRVYNEEGELDGRDPEQDYLQYKESCESLATVMSEIQELKANGAKEGSAEVELRRMQGCIHFMNLKKLNRLAHMRLKRGRDQTHEAKQKVDVLHLQLQNLLYEVMHLQKEISKCLEFKSKHEEIDLVSEEEFFQDAPPEISRPSLTKNDPHQLTLARLDWELEQRKRLAEKYEESQSTKEKIQKTIEVKKEHLISLQPGLNAIMQASLPVQEYLSMPFEKTQKQAEIARHLPPPLYVLFVQANAYGQACDKNLSVSICGDVDEARALSKPPDDSQDDESDSDAEEEQEKTKRRRPTTGGQLDDKRREMLKRHPLSLSLNLQCKDGSTLHLYFFYLMNLNILTVKTRVSTSTDLNAAISAGELLKSETLLSCLYTSDQGRETPNPANRYQFDKVGIVSFADYVDELGYPYMWVQNLGGLHFPTETSEGVLVGSSLSASHMETTMKLLRGRVLSRLALHKQFASLEHNIIPISAECQHLFPAKIISRLARWTTITQQEYLELAYTHHVTEAGLARESDLYFMAVVERGTARLHAAVVLSPRYPEISPLFSLSLNWKGECSGRSDDNLRAMESEVNVFKNELQGPKPGHQLLTNQIARLCVCLDVHLETEVQDDSVEGPREFPREKMCLRTVRGPNRLKPFKYNHPQGFFSHR